In the Arachis ipaensis cultivar K30076 chromosome B04, Araip1.1, whole genome shotgun sequence genome, tgatcataTGGGCTACCCTTAACTACTACAGCTCCATTATTGTTATGATCCATTGCTGATGATTGTTGCTGATAATACAGATGCCTTCCATGTGTTTGATTATATGCCTCACTGCCAAAAACACTTTCATAGCCAAGTCCCTTGATTTCATTGTTATCATTGCCAATAACAGCACCCATTGGAAACACATAACCATtgacatcaccaccaccaccaccacccccaccATAAACCACAGAGCTTGATCCAGAGCTGTTATTGTTATCCATGGAAGCAGAATGATCCAATGTCATGATACCATGCTGAAAGAAATTGTGGGTACTACCCCCTAGTTGCAAAGGATGAATCTCTTGATGAAAATTGTGAGACACATTGTTTTGATCAGAAGAATCTTGCTCTTGCTTGCACCAGAACctttgtgatgatgatgatgatgatccatAGTTAGCAGGGTAGTGTTGGAATGCAAGGGAAGCAGGCCAACCACCATGATGGGTGGCGGCCGCCGCAGTTACAAAGTTGTTGATTCCATCAGTTAGAGAatgagaattgatgttgttgCTGTGATCTTCTTGGTGTTGTCTTTGGTGAACACTATTGTCTACATTAATTAGGTCTCCATTGTCCATGTCCTTCAACCTCTTGGCGGCGCCACCAATGGGCAAGGTGCTGCTCTCTAGTATGCTCTTCACATCGTATCTGTTCATGTCGAAGTTTGTAACTGCATTCAAACCTCGGAACTTTATGGCTGCTATGTCATATGCTTCTGCTGCCTCTTCCTGAGTGCCTGCAAAAAACCAACATGTTAAGAGAATTGAAGTAACATAAGACATATAAAAAATTAAGTATCTACGTTTGAAATAAGTAGAAATGATTATAGAAATATTCTAAAGTTAATTGGAACATCCGTCCCAAGAATAAAACAAACACTAGAATTTTTATATGTATGTAAATCTTCTAGAATGAATGAATCAAAGAAAAACATTTAGCTTGTATAGAAAAGAAATCATTAGAAAAAGTAtaagtaattaatttttatttagaaaatactaaattttatatttttaaaattttcattcttttaaaaatttataatttaaaataaacatttttttaaaaaaattaatatttactaaaaatattaactacctaatattatttaaaatattagtcACAAGTTTTATTTTAACCATCAATTATTGCTTTCATTGATTGTATATATAGGTGTACCTAATGAGTCATAATATTTTAGGAGGTGATATAATTCAACGCAATTGAAAGTGAGACACACAGAATTTGTATAATCATGCAtggttctttttcttgttttagtTACTTGGAGGTTTCTTTGCCCATAATTAAAAAATATGGTTGGCATGTGCTAGTGAATTATCATACATGCATAGAATAGAGAATAGAAGTGGAATAGAATAGCTAGATGCCTAAATTTACTTACTAAAAGTTCCTAGATAAAGATCTTTGTTGCCTGCAACTCTTCCAATCCGAGCTTGCCATCTACCATGTTGATGATGCCTACattcatattttaaaatataataatgaaCTCTCTACTAATAACACTGTGATATTTGGATAAGAGCAAGCCTTAACACAGTTTGGGGTAGACAAAAAAGAATACCATTAATTCTTTATATTTTAATACTTCACATATCAATTAAGTTCACTAcattaacaaattttaattatgCCGGTTATTATAAATTACATTATACATTATTGCATAGATATATTTTAGATTCTAATAATCAAATGTACCTTGTTACTCCACGATAAATGGATGCACCACGGGAAAATCCACTACTCTTCCTACGgtacaaaatattatttatatataattcattattcatatttttgaataaaattaatcAATAACAATAAGGATATATACAATTACAAATACACATACCTTCTCAATGACGCAACATACTCTTGCCTTGTCATGTGCTTCATTTCTTCTAATTCTTTTTCATATTGACTAATCTGAAGTTATTATCAAAATTAtattccaacaaaaataaaatataagaaatatataaattatattgCAACATACACAAAACTGTTGTACTTCTATATATTTACGTTCTTAAcaaatatttgataattaaataaatagtgtAAAATGAATATTCGTTTTCCTTGATTACCAATTATATATACGGTAACATAGTTAGCTTGATAAGACAAATAATCTAAATTAGTTTCTTCGATGAGCAAACAAAACCCATCAAAAGAGGAAACTTTTTTCAATATTGCACATTGACACAAATATAGAAAGTGCCCTCTATCTAGTAGTGGATAATAGCTTATATGTTCACAACATTGTTGCATGTTAATCCCAATGCCAATAATGTTTGTTGCCTATAGAGCTTTATTCAACACAAACCCTTAATTGAGGGTAATACTATACAAGGCAGTTAAGAAGAGaattaacataaaaaaatgtGCAAAAGAAAATTAAACTTACCGGAaaatttgttgttgttgtggttccCCAGTATTTTAGGGCTGCTAAATCATAGGCTCTAgctgctttttcttctttgtcataACCTCCTGCAAATAAGCATCAACAAATTAATAtttaactcaaacagaaaacatGGCATAAttcatttaaaaaacaaaaaaaagaaggggggaggggggggggggggtttaattttgttttattttttttactcccCNNNNNNNNNNNNNNNNNNNNNNNNNNNNNNNNNNNNNNNNNNNN is a window encoding:
- the LOC107638100 gene encoding AP2-like ethylene-responsive transcription factor BBM — translated: MASMNLLGFSLSPQEQHTTTTHHHQTRFGLFNPTAQDDVTAADDGNCFDLTPSTHAATTLNLPPFPIYQEPFNNHHHLSTHQDWKENNYINQNLLLETSCNNNNNVDNNHHHQQPKLENFLGGHSFADHHHDYGANSSGDYLFQNCSQPEVTAGGGEGSAGGGGGSTNSIGLSMIKTWLRNQPLHHHHHSSENKETMIASSNNTTAPTTQTLSLSMSTGSQSLPLLPPTNNNNVSGDSYSSSEINSSNNNKQIVVVAGGSSSTGAVENGSIVENNNVTKKSIDTFGQRTSIYRGVTRHRWTGRYEAHLWDNSCRREGQTRKGRQVFAGGYDKEEKAARAYDLAALKYWGTTTTTNFPISQYEKELEEMKHMTRQEYVASLRRKSSGFSRGASIYRGVTRHHQHGRWQARIGRVAGNKDLYLGTFSTQEEAAEAYDIAAIKFRGLNAVTNFDMNRYDVKSILESSTLPIGGAAKRLKDMDNGDLINVDNSVHQRQHQEDHSNNINSHSLTDGINNFVTAAAATHHGGWPASLAFQHYPANYGSSSSSSQRFWCKQEQDSSDQNNVSHNFHQEIHPLQLGGSTHNFFQHGIMTLDHSASMDNNNSSGSSSVVYGGGGGGGGDVNGYVFPMGAVIGNDNNEIKGLGYESVFGSEAYNQTHGRHLYYQQQSSAMDHNNNGAVVVKGSPYDHHHHHGGGSNNWVPTAIPTLAASRGLCHGAPPFTLLHE